One Castanea sativa cultivar Marrone di Chiusa Pesio chromosome 4, ASM4071231v1 DNA window includes the following coding sequences:
- the LOC142632043 gene encoding uncharacterized protein LOC142632043 isoform X3, with protein MKKPTAIASILLLVSLSLQEIAYAVSLSEPNQDFEGFAGSRTLKQEQEHAHEVHCSRERSRAAWKIIDDYLMPFVEREDYRISSKCRLHPNKDLFRDQELHKIHVDINEWRCGYCKKSFRAEKFLDQHFDNRHYNLLNVSHSKCLADLCGALHCDVVMNTKSTKTKCNPAATARNRHLCESLADSCFPANKGPSASRLHDLFLRQFCDAHTCSGKQKPFSKGGKKETSVFYLAIAILTLMLLPIFYLIVYLHQSEMRKNTQELRRISKVGQKAKPS; from the exons ATGAAGAAACCTACAGCAATCGCTTCAATTCTTCTATTGGTGTCTCTTTCTCTTCAAGAAATAGCCTATGCAGTTTCTCTTTCAGAGCCAAACCAG GATTTTGAAGGATTTGCAGGTTCAAG aactctcaagcaagagcaagagcatgctCATGAGGTTCATTGTTCAAGAGAAAGGAGTAGGGCAGCTTGGAAAATAATTGATGAC TATTTGATGCCATTTGTGGAACGAGAAGACTATCGGATTTCAAGTAAGTGTAGACTTCATCCCAACAAAGATCTATTCAGAGATCAGGAACTGCACAAGATTCATGTGGATATAAATGAATGGCGGTGTGGATACTGTAAGAAAAGCTTCCGTGCTGAAAAATTTCTTGATCAGCATTTTGACAACAGACACTACAATCTACTGAATGTT AGTCACAGTAAGTGCTTGGCTGATTTATGTGGGGCATTGCATTGTGATGTCGTTATGAATACCAAGTCAACCAAAACCAAATGCAATCCTGCAGCTACTGCAAGAAATCGTCACCTATGTGAG AGTCTTGCTGATAGTTGTTTTCCTGCTAATAAGGGCCCCTCTGCAAGCCGTCTTCATG ATTTGTTTTTGCGACAATTTTGTGATGCTCACACTTGCTCAGGAAAACAGAAACCCTTTTCTAAGGGAGGCAAG AAGGAAACAAGTGTATTCTACCTGGCTATTGCAATACTGACTTTGATGCTGCTCCCTATTTTCTATCTAATTGTTTATTTGCACCAAAG CGAAATGAGGAAGAATACCCAAGAGCTTAGGCGCATCTCAAAAGTTGGACAAAAAGCAAAACCCTC ATAG
- the LOC142632043 gene encoding uncharacterized protein LOC142632043 isoform X1 translates to MKKPTAIASILLLVSLSLQEIAYAVSLSEPNQDFEGFAGSRTLKQEQEHAHEVHCSRERSRAAWKIIDDYLMPFVEREDYRISSKCRLHPNKDLFRDQELHKIHVDINEWRCGYCKKSFRAEKFLDQHFDNRHYNLLNVSHSKCLADLCGALHCDVVMNTKSTKTKCNPAATARNRHLCESLADSCFPANKGPSASRLHDLFLRQFCDAHTCSGKQKPFSKGGKKETSVFYLAIAILTLMLLPIFYLIVYLHQSEMRKNTQELRRISKVGQKAKPS, encoded by the exons ATGAAGAAACCTACAGCAATCGCTTCAATTCTTCTATTGGTGTCTCTTTCTCTTCAAGAAATAGCCTATGCAGTTTCTCTTTCAGAGCCAAACCAG GATTTTGAAGGATTTGCAGGTTCAAG aactctcaagcaagagcaagagcatgctCATGAGGTTCATTGTTCAAGAGAAAGGAGTAGGGCAGCTTGGAAAATAATTGATGAC TATTTGATGCCATTTGTGGAACGAGAAGACTATCGGATTTCAAGTAAGTGTAGACTTCATCCCAACAAAGATCTATTCAGAGATCAGGAACTGCACAAGATTCATGTGGATATAAATGAATGGCGGTGTGGATACTGTAAGAAAAGCTTCCGTGCTGAAAAATTTCTTGATCAGCATTTTGACAACAGACACTACAATCTACTGAATGTT AGTCACAGTAAGTGCTTGGCTGATTTATGTGGGGCATTGCATTGTGATGTCGTTATGAATACCAAGTCAACCAAAACCAAATGCAATCCTGCAGCTACTGCAAGAAATCGTCACCTATGTGAG AGTCTTGCTGATAGTTGTTTTCCTGCTAATAAGGGCCCCTCTGCAAGCCGTCTTCATG ATTTGTTTTTGCGACAATTTTGTGATGCTCACACTTGCTCAGGAAAACAGAAACCCTTTTCTAAGGGAGGCAAG AAGGAAACAAGTGTATTCTACCTGGCTATTGCAATACTGACTTTGATGCTGCTCCCTATTTTCTATCTAATTGTTTATTTGCACCAAAG CGAAATGAGGAAGAATACCCAAGAGCTTAGGCGCATCTCAAAAGTTGGACAAAAAGCAAAACCCTCATAG
- the LOC142632043 gene encoding uncharacterized protein LOC142632043 isoform X2 yields the protein MKKPTAIASILLLVSLSLQEIAYAVSLSEPNQDFEGFAGSRTLKQEQEHAHEVHCSRERSRAAWKIIDDYLMPFVEREDYRISSKCRLHPNKDLFRDQELHKIHVDINEWRCGYCKKSFRAEKFLDQHFDNRHYNLLNVSHSKCLADLCGALHCDVVMNTKSTKTKCNPAATARNRHLCESLADSCFPANKGPSASRLHDLFLRQFCDAHTCSGKQKPFSKGGKKETSVFYLAIAILTLMLLPIFYLIVYLHQSEMRKNTQELRRISKVGQKAKPS from the exons ATGAAGAAACCTACAGCAATCGCTTCAATTCTTCTATTGGTGTCTCTTTCTCTTCAAGAAATAGCCTATGCAGTTTCTCTTTCAGAGCCAAACCAG GATTTTGAAGGATTTGCAGGTTCAAG aactctcaagcaagagcaagagcatgctCATGAGGTTCATTGTTCAAGAGAAAGGAGTAGGGCAGCTTGGAAAATAATTGATGAC TATTTGATGCCATTTGTGGAACGAGAAGACTATCGGATTTCAAGTAAGTGTAGACTTCATCCCAACAAAGATCTATTCAGAGATCAGGAACTGCACAAGATTCATGTGGATATAAATGAATGGCGGTGTGGATACTGTAAGAAAAGCTTCCGTGCTGAAAAATTTCTTGATCAGCATTTTGACAACAGACACTACAATCTACTGAATGTT AGTCACAGTAAGTGCTTGGCTGATTTATGTGGGGCATTGCATTGTGATGTCGTTATGAATACCAAGTCAACCAAAACCAAATGCAATCCTGCAGCTACTGCAAGAAATCGTCACCTATGTGAG AGTCTTGCTGATAGTTGTTTTCCTGCTAATAAGGGCCCCTCTGCAAGCCGTCTTCATG ATTTGTTTTTGCGACAATTTTGTGATGCTCACACTTGCTCAGGAAAACAGAAACCCTTTTCTAAGGGAGGCAAG AAGGAAACAAGTGTATTCTACCTGGCTATTGCAATACTGACTTTGATGCTGCTCCCTATTTTCTATCTAATTGTTTATTTGCACCAAAG CGAAATGAGGAAGAATACCCAAGAGCTTAGGCGCATCTCAAAAGTTGGACAAAAAGCAAAACCCTCAT AG
- the LOC142632042 gene encoding uncharacterized protein LOC142632042 — MMLKSTFTPLFSIFPAKPRTPKLFHYRTITNTFTPNPPGVRQNASSNTLTIPPPQLPPTSAYIHLPFCRKRCHYCDFPIVALGSSSNQTNDEDPRILNYVQLLCREINATKLESNTNPPLKTVFFGGGTPSLVPPRLVSSVLEVLRLKFRLSSNTEISMEMDPGTFDSKKLKELIGLGVNRVSLGVQAFQQDLLKACGRAHGLEEVYEAIEIVGSCGVENWSMDLISSLPNQTPEMWEESLRLTIEAQPTHVSVYDLQVEQGTKFGILYTPGEFPLPSETQSADFYKMASRMLSDAGYNHYEISSYCKSGFECKHNLTYWKNKPFYGFGLGSASYVGGLRFSRPRKIKEYMGYVENLENGLVDCRGNDPIDAKDMAMDVVMLSLRTARGLDLKSFREVYGGSLVFSLFKAYKPYVESGHVVCLDEHGTAVSADELNTVLLDVDKIRRRLAYIRLSDPDGFLLSNELISLAFGVIAP; from the exons ATGATGCTCAAATCAACGTTCACTCCTCTTTTCTCAATCTTTCCCGCCAAACCCAGAACTCCAAAACTGTTTCATTACCGCACTATAACCAACACTTTCACGCCCAACCCACCAGGTGTTCGACAAAATGCCTCATCCAACACCCTCACTATCCCTCCTCCCCAACTTCCTCCTACTTCAGCATACATCCACCTACCCTTCTGCCGAAAGCGTTGCCACTACTGTGACTTCCCAATTGTCGCTCTCGGCTCTTCTTCTAACCAAACCAATGACGAAGACCCTCGAATCTTAAACTATGTACAATTGCTCTGCCGAGAAATCAATGCTACAAAACTAGAATCTAACACCAACCCACCTCTCAAAACAGTGTTTTTCGGGGGTGGTACGCCTTCGCTAGTGCCACCGAGGCTTGTGTCTTCGGTTCTTGAAGTTTTGAGGTTGAAATTCAGGTTGAGTTCAAATACCGAAATATCTATGGAGATGGACCCTGGGACCTTTGATTCTAAGAAGCTGAAGGAGTTGATAGGGTTGGGAGTGAATAGAGTGTCTTTGGGAGTTCAGGCATTTCAACAAGACTTGTTGAAGGCTTGTGGGAGAGCACATGGTTTGGAAGAGGTTTATGAGGCAATTGAGATTGTTGGGTCATGTGGGGTTGAGAATTGGAGTATGGACCTTATTTCATCTCTTCCTAACCAGACACCTGAAATGTGGGAAGAAAGTTTGAGGCTCACCATTGAAGCTCAACCAACTCATGTGTCCGTATATGACTTGCAAGTTGAACAAGGCACAAAATTTGGAATATT GTACACACCCGGCGAGTTTCCTCTGCCTTCTGAAACACAGTCAGCTGATTTCTATAAAATGGCTTCGAGGATGCTTTCTGATGCTGGTTACAACCATTATGAAATTAGTAGTTACTGCAAGAGTGGCTTTGAGTGCAAACACAATCTTACATATTGGAAGAACAAACCTTTCTATGGGTTTGGCCTTGGGTCTGCTAGTTATGTTGGCGGACTGAGGTTTTCAAGGCCGAGGAAGATAAAAGAATACATGGGATATGTGGAGAATTTGGAGAATGGGCTGGTGGATTGCCGTGGAAATGATCCTATCGATGCAAAGGACATGGCCATGGATGTTGTGATGCTCTCTCTAAGAACTGCAAGAGGCCTGGATCTGAAGTCTTTTAGAGAGGTATATGGTGgctctcttgttttctctcttttcaaggCTTATAAACCTTATGTGGAAAGTGGGCATGTTGTTTGCCTGGATGAGCATGGAACAGCTGTGAGTGCAGATGAACTCAATACTGTGTTATTGGATGTGGACAAGATCAGACGCAGGCTGGCTTACATTCGGTTAAGTGATCCAGATGGTTTTCTTTTATCAAATGAATTGATATCCCTTGCATTTGGGGTAATAGCTCCTTAG
- the LOC142630281 gene encoding elongator complex protein 3 — protein MATAMVAEPRKVPRPGRGGFEGHGLSEEEARVRAIAEIVNSMVDLSRKGENVDLNALKSAACRKYGLSRAPKLVEMIAAVPDSERDSLLPKLRAKPVRTASGIAVVAVMSKPHRCPHIATTGNICVYCPGGPDSDFEYSTQSYTGYEPTSMRAIRARYNPYVQARSRIDQLKRLGHSVDKVEFILMGGTFMSLPADYRDYFIRNLHDALSGHTSANVEEAVAYSEHGATKCIGMTIETRPDYCLGPHLRQMLLYGCTRLEIGVQSTYEDVARDTNRGHTVAAVADCFCLAKDAGFKVVAHMMPDLPNVGVERDMESFREFFESPLFRADGLKIYPTLVIRGTGLYELWKTGRYRNYPPEQLVDIVARILAMVPPWTRVYRVQRDIPMPLVTSGVEKGNLRELALARMEDLGLKCRDVRTREAGIQDIHNKIRPEEVELVRRDYTANEGWETFLSYEDTRQDILVGLLRLRKCGRNTTCPELMGKCSIVRELHVYGTAVPVHGRDADKLQHQGYGTLLMEEAERIASREHRSIKIAVISGVGTRHYYRKLGYELEGPYMVKSLA, from the exons ATGGCGACCGCGATGGTAGCCGAGCCAAGAAAGGTGCCGAGACCGGGTCGGGGCGGCTTCGAAGGCCACGGACTATCCGAAGAAGAAGCCCGGGTCCGAGCCATAGCAGAGATCGTGAACTCCATGGTAGACCTATCTCGCAAGGGCGAGAACGTGGACCTCAACGCGCTCAAATCCGCCGCGTGCCGAAAGTACGGCCTCTCACGCGCCCCTAAGCTCGTGGAGATGATCGCCGCGGTTCCTGACTCGGAGCGCGACTCGCTGCTCCCGAAACTCCGTGCCAAACCGGTCCGAACCGCTTCCGGAATCGCCGTCGTGGCCGTCATGTCGAAGCCTCACCGGTGTCCTCACATCGCCACCACCGGAAATATCTGCGTGTACTGCCCCGGTGGGCCCGACTCGGACTTTGAGTATAGTACGCAGTCTTATACTGGATACGAGCCTACTAGCATGAGAGCTATTAGGGCAAG ATATAACCCCTATGTCCAGGCTAGAAGCAGAATTGATCAGCTTAAGCGTCTGGGTCACAGTGTAGATAAG GTTGAGTTCATCTTGATGGGTGGCACTTTCATGTCACTGCCAGCAGATTATCGCGATTACTTTATACGGAATCTGCATGATGCTTTATCAGGACACACTTCAGCCAATGTTGAAGAGGCAGTTGCATACTCTGAGCATGGTGCCACAAAGTGCATTGGCATGACCATTGAAAC GAGGCCAGATTATTGCCTTGGACCTCACTTGCGGCAAATGCTTTTGTATGGTTGTACACGATTGGAGATTGGAGTCCAGAGCACATATGAGGATGTTGCTCGTGACACAAATAGAGGCCATACAGTAGCCGCTGTGGCTGATTGTTTTTGCTTGGCAAAGGATGCTGGTTTCAAG GTTGTTGCACACATGATGCCTGATCTTCCAAATGTGGGGGTTGAGAGGGACATGGAAAGTTTCCGGGAGTTCTTTGAGAGCCCTTTATTCAGAGCAGACGGGCTTAAAATTTATCCTACACTTGTAATTCGTGGAACAGGGCTTTATGAGCTTTGGAAAACTGGCAG GTATAGAAATTATCCACCTGAGCAACTTGTGGACATTGTAGCTAGGATACTAGCCATGGTACCCCCATGGACACGTGTTTATAGAGTTCAACGGGATATTCCCATGCCTTTGGTTACTTCTGGGGTAGAAAAAGGAAATCTTCGGGAGCTAGCGTTAGCTAGAATGGAAGACTTGGGTTTGAAATGTCGTGATGTTCGAACACGAGAAGCTGGAATCCAG GATATTCACAACAAAATTAGGCCAGAAGAAGTTGAACTTGTTCGTCGTGATTATACGGCAAATGAAGGTTGGGAAACATTTCTCTCATATGAAGATACACGCCAG GATATTCTTGTTGGATTGTTGCGGCTGCGGAAATGTGGCAGGAACACTACTTGCCCAGAACTCATGGGGAAGTGTTCTATTGTTCGTGAACTCCATGTTTATGGTACTGCTGTTCCAGTTCACGGCCGGGATGCTGACAAGCTACAACACCAG GGATACGGTACCCTTTTGATGGAGGAGGCAGAGCGGATTGCAAGCAGGGAGCATAGATCAATAAAAATAGCCGTCATTTCAGGTGTAGGAACACGACATTATTATAGGAAATTGGGTTATGAACTTGAAGGGCCTTACATGGTGAAATCTCTTGCCTGA
- the LOC142630815 gene encoding uncharacterized protein LOC142630815, with protein MVKPPPKLGIGKGKGMMTNLDPVKEKPPVLLREDPQYTLRRIGSIISDEDYEDLGNHATETMGETCLYSLAQGVLMAKGLSDRCLAQERALERVRAKAKATAEELDELKLWRIRHEQKLTLSEQARENLKKEVELLRETVKAHDDNIRQAKVDAVREYRDSDALLMELGSSFSDGFDDCIRQVKATFPDLDLAHITIDAEA; from the exons ATGGTGAAACCGCCTCCCAAGCTTGGGATTGGCAAGGGTAAGGGCATGATGACCAACCTGGACCCCGTAAAGGAGAAGCCCCCCGTCCTGCTTCGTGAAGACCCCCAATACACTCTCCGTCGTATTGGTTCCATTATATCTGACGAGGACTACGAAGACCTTGGAAATCACGCCACCGAAACCATGGGTGAGACATGTCTGTACAGCTTAGCTCAG GGTGTGCTGATGGCCAAGGGCTTGTCAGACCGTTGCCTGGCCCAGGAGAGAGCCCTTGAACGAGTACGTGCAAAGGCCAAGGCGACGGCAGAAGAATTGGACGAGCTGAAGTTATGGAGGATCCGTCATGAGCAGAAGCTGACGCTCTCCGAGCAGGCTCGGGAGAACTTAAAAAAGGAGGTGGAGCTGCTCAGGGAGACGGTGAAAGCTCATGACGACAATATCCGTCAAGCTAAGGTTGATGCCGTCAGAGAGTATCGTGACTCCGACGCGCTGCTGATGGAGCTCGGTTCTTCTTTTAGCGACGGGTTCGATGACtgcatccgtcaggtgaaggcaACATTCCCTGACCTGGACTTAGCTCACATAACCATAGATGCTGAGGCCTGA